CCAGTGAATTTTACTTGTAAAGTTATGGGATTTCAGCATAAGATCCCACCAGATCTATTAGAGGCGGACTATATGTGATTTTGCACATTTGTCCTTAGATATGAAGATATTTAGTCCAAATAtctaaattacttaaaaaaaaaattaacttgtttttcaaatttagttatcgatataaataaataagatatatgAGATGATAATTTAATCTCATCCCACATTTTCTCCATCATTAATCTATCCCAATTTAATTCCGtccatcaaaataaataaggcCCGAGTGAATGTTAagtttatcatttattagtgCATAATTGACAAACATCACTTAATTGATATATGGACTGTTTCTGCCTAATCATATTGTTTAGGGACAAATGATAGTATATCAacctcattgtttgaaaattcaaatgtcAGTAATTGGATTCACGATTATTATAACGAAGCATTTGCAGCATATGGGATAGGGGTGACAATGGCGTTAATAAAttgttaatatatacacatatatataattttttaaatatttcaactaatacattaatatgattaaaatcggcaaacaaattacattaattcaacaaataattaaaagcatataaattacaaaaactcaTATAAAGTGGGACAAATACCCATGCATCCGGTTGGGACTCGAATTTATGATTTCGAACTTGTTCATGTGTgtactatatacatacacatatatatagttaaagatgtgaaaattgcattttatcaCAAGGTAGTCTCTTTgtgattttagttttattatttttgaactcACCCACATTGCATCCtataattccaaaaaatttatatttttagtcccatatcTTAGTTTCGTTAAGTTTCTGACAGAAACAATCTTAAATATTTTCCTCAAAATCCAACGGAGCTCGTGTCATATGCGTGttgtttttatcataaattgaACGAATTAAGACTTGGGATTATAGaattgatgaaataaaatggggtgaaatcaaaattaatgggatcgaaatagcaaaaaaactaatttacgGGACGTAATCCAATTCCCGCTAAAAACGATTTTATCTTCTAACATATACATACGTATGTAGACAACTCGGATTCTCCCTCTCTCTTGCATAGAAATATTCTTGCATGGAGTTCAAAGTACAGCATTTCCATGCAACTTCCTCACTTAAGAAATTATTCGCCACTACGAagcacatttatatatatgtattgtttAAATGCTTTTGACTCTTGAATTTGTagttaattagttatttaagACAGACCTCTTTACTTTATACTTTGCATTATTACTTCTTTGTCAGAAAGAtatctagaaaaaaaaaaaaaaatgcccaAATGACAAATCCATTGGTTGACAAATCCCATTTTGaatatgcaaaaattctctGGCCGTACATTACGACCAAATCCACATTCatgatcaaatcaaaattatttttccctaattaatcaccaaatttttattgGCACAACACCGCGTTGTAGAAGTCAATAGTTGCATGGATTTTGCCCTATAAATTCATGGGCAGAAACCAACTTCAGCTCCAAGCAATTTCCCATTATTAGTTATTAAtctttagataaaataaacattaaatttcttgatttttttcttcttaaaccCTAAATTTCAATGAGTCCCACAAAATTCTTTACCTCTCTTTTCACTCTAACAACAATATCACTCGTACTCATGCTCTCTAGCAAACCATGCTTAGCTCAACTATCTCCATCGTTTTACAATAGTACATGTCCTAATGCACTAAGTACAATCCGCACTTCCATCCGACAGGCAGTGTCACGTGAGAGGCGAATGGCGGCCTCCCTCATTCGCCTCCACTTCCACGACTGCTTTGTTCAGGGTTGTGATGCATCAATCTTACTCGACGACACATCTACTATTCAAAGTGAGAAGTCTGCGGGCCCGAATGCGAATTCCGCCAGAGGCTTCGAAGTGATTGAGGCCGCGAAGCGTGAGGTCGAGCGTATATGCCCCGGAGTCGTTTCTTGCGCTGATATACTCACATTAGCAGCACGTGACGCCTCGGTTGCTGTAAGTATAAGTACTTTTAGCAGCTAAAGAAAAGAttgttaatttgatttgtaaataattttgtaacatTACTTGTACAGATAAactatgaataattatttatatcaaaagtttaaatatttagaatattgaaATGAATAACTTTACGTTTTCACGTTACAgtttaacttaattatatttttaaattttaaaaaaaaaaggtacgTGTCAATCATACGTGAGTCTGATACCAACATTTGAAAGATCCGCACCAACGAATATCTCTTTTGATAGCGGATTAGAATCTACAGATACTGTGTAATAATACAGGACAATACATGACAGGTTGGTGGTCCATCATGGACAGTCAGGCTTGGGAGAAGAGACTCTACCACTGCCAATCGTGCTCAAGCAAACAGCGATCTTCCCGGTCCTTTCTCCACTCTCGATGGCCTTATTTCTTCCTTCACCAATAAGGGACTGATCGCACGCGAAATGGTCGCGCTATCAGGTAAAACTTTAAGACACGCCACAACCATGCTCTCTCTATTAAAAACTTTTAGATAAGATGGTCGTTCAAAATATACGTCCTACTTACAATAATGTTCATGGATATAGGAGCCCACACGCTAGGTCAAGCCCAGTGCTTCCTGTTCCGTGCTAGGATATACAGCAACGGGACCGACATAGATCCTGGCTTTGCTAGCACGCGAAGGCGGCAGTGTCCGCAAACCGGAGGCGACAGCAACTTGGCACCCCTTGATTTGGTGACACCCAATTCCTTTGACAACAACTACTTCAAGAATTTGCAACAGAGGAAAGGTCTTCTCCAGTCGGACCAAGTGCTGTTCAGTGGAGGATCGACGGACAGTATTGTGTCTGAGTACATTCGAAGCCCACAAACTTTTGCGAGGGATTTTGCAAATGCAATGATCAAAATGGGGGAGATTCAGCCCCTTACTGGGCAGAGTGGGATCATAAGGAGAGTCTGTAACGCCATCAACTAGACACATATCCATGAGGCAATTCCGGTTTCATTGATGCAGTAATAATTCAGTTTAATTTATGTGCAAATTATGGTTGTGATGTTGTTTCAGTAATTGTACGTAAATCCACTTTAACTCATGCGATAATTCTGTGTATTGTTGTTTGATCATCGCCATTCGGTGATGCTGTGAAATAATGCATAAGCATCAGTTGGTACTGTTGTGTTATAATATTACTTGTCAATTAATCAACTATTAAGCTGGAAATATTATGTAGTACATGTGGCACACTTAAACATGCatgtacaattaatttaatttttttaaatattatttaaaaaatatattaattaaataaataaaaaaaatatataaaaattattgagaaattattgaagaaaaacttAATGGTAATAAGAATATAAGTCCCTAAATTGTCATATATAGTTGATACTTGAATTGTCAtactcaattaatttaaaagttaacaaaaattattatttttaataaaattatgagaagttattgagaaaaaaatggataagaAATAGAATATTGAAGTTGgaagagagaaaaggaaaaagttggtgggatgatatgaaaaataaaaaaaaaaaatagaacctGACAGttgagaagagaaagaaaaacaaaaaatgatgaaataatttgaagaaaaacagaagattaaaaatttaaaaacatcaaaacaGATGCTCTTCATCAATCATTTGGTTATCGACATGATGAGAAGAGGTTTTGAGTTGAAGCACAAGTCTCCCCACCCCCAAGTCCgttgtaataaaaaaagaattctaaaaaagtataaatatataaaacgggaattttagtgaaaatatatgaatttattgtcactaatttttttatagtaacaTGAATTATATCTACAATTTTCTTccactaattataaatagtactgtggcattaatattataaaaatcattttcacccatcaccacaaaaattctcgTTACTTAATACATATAGGCAAcctctattttaatatttaaccatcaatacattaatatttaaccATGGGCTCAGTGTTTTCTGTCAATTCAATAAAACAGTCAACGCCACATAATTGATATGATGAAATATGTTGTCCAGTTGGTGGATCAGTGAAATATATGCCCACAGCCTCTGAGTACTATCTCCTCAAGAAGAGTTTTCATCATCATTCCAGGCAAAAAGAGTACATTTCTCTAGTTTAAATCTATCTTTTTATGTCTATGTACATGAGAAGAATGAGCGTGGAAACCATATTCTACGCTAGCTGTtgctcaatatatattatcctCTCAAGCCGAAATCTATcaacaaatgaaagaaactCTCTCCTgtacaaaagaatattttccTATAACCAGTGGCCTAATCTTTCAGCCGACTATTTTCCATCACCTGGGGCTTGTCGTGATGTACTTGCACTTGATGTGGCAGTATGTGTGTTCGTGGACTTAGAGGATCGAGTACTGGACAAGTCAGTAGTTGAAGATAATGCAGTTGCCCTACGATGTCTACTATATCGTCTAGGTCTAGTTGGTTCTTCATGATTGCTTGTGGCTTGTCCTGATGTACTTGCAGTTAATGTGGCAGTACGTGTATTTGTGAACTCAGAGGATCGGGAACTGGACAAATCAGAACTTGTAGTGACTGATGATGTGGTTCCACCATGATGTCTCCCGTATCTGGACCCATAGTATCCAGGTCTATTTGGTTCTTCAAGATTGCTTGGCTTTCTTGATAGTATTACCACCACACGATCCATATCAGGACGTAATTGTGGCTCGGACTGGACACAGAGCAAGCCTATCTGTACGAAGGTTGCTACCTGATCACGATCTGCTGATGCCACCAATGTAGGATCCATAACTTCCAAGCTCCTTCCTTTCTTGTAAAGCTTGTATGCCTGCAGAGATGGAAATTATTTGGATGATACAGGAGGAGCAGATTGTTGGAGTTTTAAGTAGATGAACAACTGCCGTTACACTAAAAAAGAGCAGGAATCTGAAACTAGCTCTATTAAtcacataaattacacatgAAATTGATATAGAATTGGGTGATTCACGTGCAGAAACAACcttggatttttcttttatttatttgactcAGAAAGCTGGATGTAATTATGTTTCAATAGCACAGCACCCCTTCCTCCTTTCTCGCTTTCAAAAGATAGTTTCCATGACGATTTCATCCACTGATGCACATCCCAGTTCAAACATATGCAATTTTCTACAAGATTGGCCAAGTCTTATCGGATGTTTGCAGGCTGGCCAGCATATTAATTATGACAGTACCAAAAGCTAAAGAGGACCAAAAATCTCAAGTCTCCCCATTCCTTCTTTCCAAGAAAAGGATGGGTAGACGATCGACAAGTCAAAGGCATTTTATCATCAGCTTCCCGTCTTGGGAAAATGCTTAACTAGGAACTCCCAATGAAATTCAATTACTATAATGGTTATATACAGTCAGGAGACAGACCTGACCTCCAAGAACAGTTCCATTGACCTGTATGGCTGAATGGTTATATACAATTCTGTTCACAATAGTAACATAGCATTTCCTACTCTTTTTTTAGATATTGTGGTAGAAGATATAAAGACGTCTAAtgtatctttctttttctgtccCATTACGCTCATGGTTTTCCAAATTGTTAGTGAACATCAAAGCACAAAAAACAGGCCCTTAATTGTTATTAGAATAATATGGTTAACAAGATGATACTATGAATTTTACTAGTTCAGGTCCTTCAgatttctaaataataataaacctGGGGCCAAAACTTTAGCACTGAACAGTTTTGCATTACTAGTAGAGCAGGTTAGAGGTCCAATCCTGAATCTATCAATATTTACCCCAAAACTCAAGTTCTTACCCATTCAAGCAGGTTATCTGAATCAGGATCTCGGTTGAAAGTCGAGTTTTTCTGTCCACTTATCAACTCCAGAACCACAACCCCAAAGCTGAAAACGTCTGCCTTTTTAGAAAGATTTCCGTGCATGAAATACTCCGGAGCCAAGTAACCACTGCAATCAAATTCATGAATCCTACTTAGTTATAGCCACTAAGCAGGATTTAGTAGGACACTGGTATCTAACTCAAACTTCAGCGgccatgaaaagaaaaggtaaccTTTGGAAATATTCAAAAGCATGGAAAAACATACGTGGTACCAGATATACGGGTTTTAACGTATGTTTGATCTTCAGGAAAGAGACGAGCCAAGCCAAAATCAGCAATCTTGGGAACCCATTTATCATCAAGTAGGATATTGCTGGCCTTGATGTCCCGGTGTATAATGCAACGGGGAGCCTCTTCATGAAGATAACGCAAGCCCCTTGCGGTGCCTACTATAATGTCATGCCTCTGCTTCCAATCAAGCAATTCCCGTTTATCAGACCCTAAATAAGTAGCGCATTGTATAGTGTCATTATCACTTGTAATGTCAAGACTTCCATGCTATTACTACATGCAACTAAAGAAGCTTacttaaaacttttaaatgccagaaatcattaattactaaatgaaaataatttgtgaCACAGCAATTTGCAAGAAACAAATCAGAAAATGGGCTTCTGACATCAACCTCCAGAAGAGAAGCCAAGAACTTGAGACAATCATTAACATCTGCATGATGATGCAAAACGAACCGAGATTAGCTCTAATGGAGCTTTGAGCATCATTTTCATCATGTTAAAGTTGATTTTATAATGCACATTGGGCAGGAAACTATTTAACCCTAACGATAGTCatcagaaacaaaattgtgTGATTAAGATGTAACGGGAATAATTGCTGCCAACTTTGAATCATTGCAGAAGTTTCAAATGTAAGTCCCCACATCCATGATGCTAAACTTAAACCAATACATTGTGAAAATACCCATTActcttttcattaatttctcGGCTCAATAATACTTAAGACGAAGAAACAGACGACACCAAATTTCGCTTTCCCTGACCGACGACAGAATCCTTGTTTACAACAAGAATATATGCAATCACGGTAATTGAGAGCGATATAAAATGTGAAGGggcaaaaatttcataaagagAACTTACTGAAAAGAATCTTATCAAGGCTCTCATTAACCACATATTCATAAACAAGCAGTTTTTCTGCATCATGGACACAGTACCCCAACaaattcaccacgtttctgtGCTGCACACTTGCCAACAACTTCGCCTCGTTCTTAAACTCGTCTTTCCCCTGAGCTGATCTCTGCGACAACTTCTTCACAGCTATTTCTCGCCCATCAACCAAGTTTCCCTAATGAGAAAATGACAGCAACCCACAAGTCAAAATCAaatctttattcaaaattctatatttccttaaccaaatttcaaattttgatccAGCCCAATACATTTCTGgtaaaaatcagaaaaaccCACAAATTAAAAACAAGCCTTCATGTAATCGAGACTCAAATCTTGATTACTACTTTACCTTGAAAACTGGACCAAAACCCCCTTGACCAAGCATCAGAGAGGGGTGGAAATTCTTGGTTGCTGCAACAAGAACCTCAAAGGGAAAATTTCTCTGCTCTTGTGCTGCAATATTCTCCAAGTCCGCTTCGCTTTCGTCTTTTATTTCAGTTAATTAAAGAACACACATACCAACAAAACAtcagatattataaatttataagaatttaataacaaaatgtaACTACAgagttttttatcatttaaaaaaaaaagaagaagaagaagaagaagaagaaactgaCCTCTTCTTGAGTTGGATGCAAAGGGCTTGATGAGGTTTTTGAAGAAGCTTTTGGATTTACTCATCTCATGCTACCAATTCATGAGAAGAAATATGGATTGACATTCAGTGATATTTCATTATAATCTCCTGAATTGCGTGTGAAATTGATTTACAATGCGTACCAAACAGCTGACAACTTCCCAAAGTACAAGCGTGTTGACCTGAGATGGACCTGGGATTGGAGAATTTACTACAAAGAAGTTGAGGGGAAATATATTTTGGCAATCGTCTCATgttagttttttgttttagggAAGCGtctctgattttttttttttgttattttttgagtGAATAGACTAAAACTAggttatatataatcaatcaaTAACTAATAATGTagtagataaataattattattaaaacaaattaatacacTTATACAATAATAGAACGAATTCATGACCTTTTGATCATATTACTTGAATTTCGCTAATTAAATTAGGCCTTATCGACGAGATTTCTCaagtcatttatttatttttactttgcgTCCCAAATTCATTGTGCTCAAGGATTTTGAACTTACTAATTGCACGCAATCCTCCtaagtatataaaaagatCATAGTGtgagatgaaaagaaaacaaaaattatgaaaagacaGTAGTTTGagatgagaaaaaagaaagaagtctgggacaaaataaatatggagTAAGGTGTATGATGCGGTTTGCAATTTGATTGGTTTCTTATTGTGCGAAATATTATCCGCTTTGGTCTCATATGAACCTCACTATTTTGCTCTAAAAGGAGCCTCGCAGGGGGAAGAGGCATTGAGGTTTATAAGTTATTCAAATTCCTCGTCTGTAATCAATGTGAGATGCTTTGTCTACATcagtgtaaaaaaaaaataaattataattgtgggTTATTAAAAGTATGAAAGTTTATGAAGACGAAGGATGTGGAGAAGGTGAGAGAGAAATGTGGAGTAATGggttgagaagaaaaaaatattataattatgagattattaaaaatattaaagttacTATTTTGACTAATTCTGTTTTAAGGGACGAAatgaattaaagaataaatttgagtatttaaaaattgatacgaTAAAAGagttttcttttgtaataacTAGTTATTGTTACTCGTGATCGCGcgtaacaataaattataataaaatgcGGAGAAGTAAGATAAGAGAGAAATATGGAATAGTGAATagttaacaagaaaaaaaatataattatgagagtataaaaaatattaaaattagtaaattatcccaaaaaaattaaagggaataaataaaaaaaagaagaagataattttggatatttaaaagttggtatgacaaaaaattttcttttatcataGTATAGATACAGATATAGATAAGTTCCAACATTTTGTGTCTTATTGAAGtgatattaaacaaaaatacattcatGAGACACTAGTCAAAATAGATAATAtctcatataataatatcttgATTTTATCGCATGTCGCATTGTAtagtttttcatttaaattatacataatgaatgaattatttttattttaaatatatatataatgtgcaacatataatacaatttatctgCCATGTGCatgtaaaaaatgattaataaatttataaacatatgTGAGATCAAATTATGCGCGTAATTAATGCATCAACACTACGAAACGgatcaatttctttttgctGATTTAGTGtttcatctaatattttactttaaatatatttcaagtGTGTTTGATCCGcacaaaatacaatatttaaataaatattctataatttgTCTTGcacatataatttaaattatgaaataaaacaatagatttgaatcaattattcGAATTATCCTCTAGGGCCCAATTGCAAATGATTATgagataatattttgaaataattgattttagatAAGTGATTATCACGTTTGCTTcacatttataattgattgtaaaacaacaaattatagttataattcaAAACTAACATCATTCTTATATCAAAAATTCTACCAAGTAATAAATTAGTGGGTATAGTTAGTTCgataagttaaaattaatgCAGGTAGAACTAAAAActataaagggtaaattacaaccataatatttggattcgttttctgagtgttttgcTGTGTCTTgcggaaatagagagagaaaaacaaagataaataagtgtgtgttagagatagtatgtatgtttggatttgtttttggagataatttaaaataagtatgatatatttaatgttgtgttttgggagaaaaaaattactattcattatcaaatcatgtctttggagataatttaaaataagtattatatgtttaatgttgtattttgggagacaaaaattactattcattgtcaaatcatgctttttttatatatattatgtatatatgtgtgtatatatatgt
The window above is part of the Sesamum indicum cultivar Zhongzhi No. 13 linkage group LG2, S_indicum_v1.0, whole genome shotgun sequence genome. Proteins encoded here:
- the LOC105156224 gene encoding lignin-forming anionic peroxidase → MSPTKFFTSLFTLTTISLVLMLSSKPCLAQLSPSFYNSTCPNALSTIRTSIRQAVSRERRMAASLIRLHFHDCFVQGCDASILLDDTSTIQSEKSAGPNANSARGFEVIEAAKREVERICPGVVSCADILTLAARDASVAVGGPSWTVRLGRRDSTTANRAQANSDLPGPFSTLDGLISSFTNKGLIAREMVALSGAHTLGQAQCFLFRARIYSNGTDIDPGFASTRRRQCPQTGGDSNLAPLDLVTPNSFDNNYFKNLQQRKGLLQSDQVLFSGGSTDSIVSEYIRSPQTFARDFANAMIKMGEIQPLTGQSGIIRRVCNAIN
- the LOC105156225 gene encoding putative receptor-like protein kinase At4g00960: MSKSKSFFKNLIKPFASNSRRDESEADLENIAAQEQRNFPFEVLVAATKNFHPSLMLGQGGFGPVFKGNLVDGREIAVKKLSQRSAQGKDEFKNEAKLLASVQHRNVVNLLGYCVHDAEKLLVYEYVVNESLDKILFRSDKRELLDWKQRHDIIVGTARGLRYLHEEAPRCIIHRDIKASNILLDDKWVPKIADFGLARLFPEDQTYVKTRISGTTGYLAPEYFMHGNLSKKADVFSFGVVVLELISGQKNSTFNRDPDSDNLLEWAYKLYKKGRSLEVMDPTLVASADRDQVATFVQIGLLCVQSEPQLRPDMDRVVVILSRKPSNLEEPNRPGYYGSRYGRHHGGTTSSVTTSSDLSSSRSSEFTNTRTATLTASTSGQATSNHEEPTRPRRYSRHRRATALSSTTDLSSTRSSKSTNTHTATSSASTSRQAPGDGK